A portion of the Desulfovibrio legallii genome contains these proteins:
- a CDS encoding site-specific integrase: MPLNSGPLSTFIRCCFLNLAARKGELLKLTWQDVDFERGTVVLTTRKTRTGTAKRDEMPMNENVRTTMLWLWQYRQGKGSHVFTCPVEPYVGQPYKTAAHVMKRLCAKARVKPFGFHAIRHLAATILAQEGKSLFAIQHALRHEKQTTTDRYLHSLGAFAEVSDALSALASRGPASCHPFPAPSALSRKKDSFTNENEEKQGGGAKAGVVRLSQGLICGKFTPTGTE, encoded by the coding sequence TTGCCACTAAATTCCGGGCCGTTGTCAACTTTTATACGTTGCTGCTTTCTCAACCTCGCAGCGCGTAAAGGCGAACTGCTCAAGTTGACTTGGCAGGATGTGGATTTTGAGCGCGGCACCGTTGTGCTAACAACGCGCAAAACCCGCACAGGTACGGCCAAACGTGACGAAATGCCCATGAATGAGAACGTGCGCACTACCATGCTCTGGCTGTGGCAATACCGCCAGGGCAAAGGGAGCCATGTGTTCACCTGCCCGGTTGAGCCGTACGTCGGGCAACCCTATAAAACGGCAGCCCACGTGATGAAAAGGCTTTGTGCCAAGGCCAGGGTGAAACCATTTGGGTTTCATGCCATCAGGCATCTGGCGGCCACCATTCTGGCCCAGGAGGGCAAGAGTCTCTTTGCCATCCAGCACGCCCTGCGGCATGAAAAGCAGACAACTACGGACAGGTACCTGCACAGCCTTGGAGCATTTGCGGAAGTTTCGGATGCCCTGAGCGCATTGGCAAGCCGTGGCCCTGCAAGTTGTCACCCCTTTCCTGCCCCTTCCGCGCTTTCACGGAAAAAGGATTCTTTTACAAATGAAAATGAAGAGAAGCAGGGGGGAGGGGCAAAGGCAGGCGTGGTTCGCCTCAGTCAGGGACTGATTTGCGGTAAATTCACCCCAACTGGAACGGAGTAG